The genomic stretch AACCCAAACCGGTGAAGGTAAGAGCGGTTAACGGAGCGGAGAACGACCTCAGAGTGCCCGCTGTGCGTAAAAGCCGCGCGTCGAGCTGCCCGAGGTGTCCGCAGCGGGACCCGTGCGCGAGGAGCACCGGAGCGCAGCGCGCAGCCCTCAAAACGAGCTGTGAGAGGAGGTCCAGGTCCACCTCCACCGCTCCCAAAACCACCGCAAGAACAACAAACCCGGACTACCGGAGGGCGACCAACTCTGTGAAACACCCAGAATGCCGTGAGATGAGCGGCTGTCCGGGTCCGAGGGCGCAGCTGGGCGTCAGGGCTGAGGCAAAACATGCGAGTCAGAGGTGAGACAGAAGCCACACCAGGACACCCAGAGCTGCAGttagtcccccccccccaacagcATGAGAGGTCTAGGCTCTCATGCGCTCCATTGGATTGTCTATAGTGATAAGACAATGCTGGTGTATTCTTAGCATGAAAAACAAGCATATTTATATTGGTTCAGTACTGGTTCAGTGTCCTCTGCTGGCTAATAGTGTTTGGTCTTGTCTTAGGCATTGATCATTAGTGGCCACGTGCATGTTCTCATTAAGTCTGTAAAATCTGATCCATCCATAAGAAACGATGGAGATGCTTTGGGTGAACTGGCTGAAAGAGACACCACGACTTCGCACAGAAGCATCTTTTATGGCCGGAAACACAAATGAAACCTTTGGCAAATATTTGCCTTTTAGTTTTCACACCAATGTCCATGTGATTAACTTTAAGTTTGGATGGATCATGTCTTTAAAACGGCTCGAGGTGATGGCATTTTCTTAAAGTGCCTCATGAACATCAGCCGCCTGGAGCAAGTTCACCTGGAAGTCTTCAGCACATTGTACAGGAATGACTGAGCACTTCCTTTTGAACACAGCATCACAGCTGTTCagtcattttgaattttgtctCATGTAATTTTAATATCAACGGGCCACTGCACACTATTGCTAGAAATTAGCTTTTAAGAGTAAACTAAATATTCTTCCCCTGTCAAGTTTCATGCTCAGAAACATTCTGTTGAAGGATTATTTctgtggcatttctgctttgttAGTCCAGAGAAGCTGGGGGCTCTTCAGCACCTTCAGTGCCCCTCTCGGGGTGTGTGCAGGTGAAAGCGTTTGTTATAACAGGCAGGTCTACTGTCCTGAGGTATCCGTCTTCCTGCTGCCGCCTGCGTCCATCTGCTGCAGTGGATTAATCCCACGCGCTTTGCCACCCGCTGGCATGGCagacctgcaggtggagtcagcgTAAACTCCCAGAAACAGCAGACGCTTTGTTTGACTGTTTGAGATTTCGCTTCAGCCAGGAGCCGCACGCACTGCGGGGTGCTGTGTGGTCAGGAGGACTCGCTCACTGCGCCACCCTGCAGTGGCAGAGCGTCAGCTGAATGCCTAAAATGTTCATGTGTGACAacacagagggggaaaaaagtgtgtttttctgttccaGCCACAAAGCGTTCACTGTCATCCCCCCGAACCccaagaaaagaagagagatcCAGAGAAGTGAGTCTTCATGTTCGTGTTGAAATCAAATAGGATTTCCACCACTGTTTCCCACGTTGGGTTCACTGTTATGCGATGTGTGATTGGTTGAGCAGAGGCGGAGGCGGAGCTCGCCGCTTTAGAGGAGCTTCGGCTGAGCAGAGCGATGGCTTATGTCTCCATTAACCCCAGCAGTGTTGgtgagacgcacacacacacacacaaagtaagaTTTTTCATGTCTAATATGTTTAATGTAATCCATTAATCTGactttacaggtgtgtgtgtgtgtgtgttaacaggtGGCTGTATGAGTCTGGAGGAAGTACggttgaagcagcagcaggaaatgatGCAAGCCAAGAGGAAACCGGTCAGAGCtgagtttaaaaaacaacattttacaagTGCTACATcaagcattttaacatttattataattatgttATGCTATGTCCATCCCAGATGTGTTCACAAGACAAACAGAATACCGGCACTCACAGATAAACAGTCTTCTTGTTTATTGTGGGCAGAAATGAACGTGTTTCAGCTAGAAGCCTTCATCAACAtaataaaacagcagaaatggCAGCTATATAAACAGGTGCGGTTCAAAGTCCAAGCTGCCCAGAGAATAAGTGATAGGACACCACAAACGAATGTAAACCAGATCCAGAATGCAGCACAAGCAGTTTCAAACAATACTACAAAgagttcaaaaatacacaaaaccatTTCACATGTAACCTATAATTAGAACCTGCTGGAGAAGCCAAAATAAAGGCCTTTTTTCCATGCTTTTTATACAGTGTTGGCAGATTTAAACACATCAGAATTAAACAACCACTTCTGTTTTGTGATTGTATGCACAGCAGACAAACCGACACTCGTAAATCAGAGTAGTAgtcagcggtggaagaagcactcaagatcttttacttaagtgaaagtagcaactccacagtgtagaaacaagtaaaagtcctgcattcaaaactctACTTAGTAAAGTACAAAattattagcattaaaatatacttaaaggaccaaaagtaaaagtactcattatgcaaaatggcccATTTGAGAATGATGTATATTAATTATAAGTAATtatggattataattattgatagCTTAATGTACGtatcatttaaatgttgcagctggtacaGGTGGAGCTAATgtgaattactttatatactgctagtttaatcaataataatatatcagatgttatttgttgataatattttgtaatattaataatctgaatctgtaaagtaactaaattcatcaaataaatgtaaaaagtacaCAGTATTAAGTAACAGAAGAtggaattactcaagtaaagtacctcaaaattatacttaagtgcagtacttgagtaaatgtacttagttactatCCACCGCTGGTAGTAGCAGAGATATCGGTGATGTGTTCTGCTCCGACACATTTGGAGGGAAGTCTTCGGGGTTGCTTTACAGCACGAAACAGGAAGTGGGCGCTGTTCTTCCAGAGCAAACGGAGCTGAAGCGTTCGGAGTTTCTGCTCATGGCATGCGCTGCAAACAGTAAAGGGCAAAGGTAGATTCAGAAATTAACACTTTCAACGTgttcaaaagaaaatgtttgactgGAGAACCAAAGTCGTGTTTTTGACCTGAAGGGTTTTATGGGATATACAGTATCATTATTTTTTAGAAACACTAATAACACctgacattaaacattaaacacgGTCTCTTGTCTGCAGTAGTTATTACAAGGTGTCAGCATTCATTGAAGATCTTTTAAAAAACGCAGCACCTTTTAAGTGTcgttatgtaaatgtgtacataCCGCAATAATTCACAGTGCGTTTTTGCCTCGTTGTTGTTTCAGATGAAGACGCAGGTGATGGAGCAAACACCTGTCCTGAACAGCTGAGCGTCACCTCTCCCCCCGTCTCTGCCGGCAGCTCAACTGTACGACGCAAAGTTCACATGCTTTCAAACTGGATCCAAGTCAcatatttaaacacaaaattgaaatgaaactgGGTTAGAAAGATGTACACATTAAATTATTTGTATACAAAGCGTGACACTGCTTGTGTTTATTCTGACATCATTGTGGACCCGTTTATGAAGATTTCATACAGCATTATActatatgttttgtatatagTTGTTTAGTATGTCatgtattatgtattttgtatatatgtCATGAACAGATCATGCAGTTTAAAGGGTTAGATATggatttttcacaaaatggcagcccaaaaacatttttattaatctttGGACTGATCTAGAAAGCATTGCACATTGATGGATAAACCCTTAACGAGGCCATTACTTAAATCGTATGAAGCCTTATTATAAAGTGGTACCCATGTTTGACTTAAAAACTGATTTGGCACTTGTTTCAAGACATAAAGACTTAATTATGAACTTTACCCCTAATGGTATCTAGCCCTTGAGATAGATTTAGCTGAAGTTGTCCATGTTTTGAGATGTTTGTCTTTAAGATTTCCATTTCTGCCACCCCCCCAATACAACTCAGGTTAACGGATTTTGTTTGTGCATCTCTGCCCGTTGAGAAATCACATTAAAGAAAGTCAAAAGCagtgtgtctttccagaaatgaTGTCCTGGTCACACTGGATAATCTGCCGAACACTTTGTCAACAGTTTTCGTTGGAACTACTGAAGAAATAGCCCATACAAGCTGTTCACAGTCCTATAAAGACAGCACGTAACTGCAGGGGACGAATCAAGTCCCAGAAAGAGTCCCAGAAAGAGTCCCAGAAAGCCCTGTAATAAGAAGCATCCAATCAGTGAGCTTATTATTCTGTTGGTGcaccaattattattattactatgcattttgcctttatttgacaggagACTACGACAGACCGCAAACACAATGAGAGGGCAAGTGGGGTGACGTGCAACAATGGCCCCCAGCCAgaatcattattaattaattaattaattagttattaAATGGACCAAGATTTTGGATCatagtttattttagtttttttaatttccttgtGAATTTTGGTCCTTGGCGCAACAATAAAGCATTCGATTCATGCTATAAGTCTGATATTGTGACTCTGGTTGGAGTCTTCTGCAACTGTTGATGAGgctcatgggtaatgtagtaTTTAGCACCATTTAACATGCCAAACTTGATTCGTCAGGAACAAGTttgcagcggtggaagaagtattcagacattttacttgagtaaaagtggctataccacaatttaaaaatactttgtaACAAGTAAAAGGGTTacaaaatattatcagcaaaatgtactttaagtatcaaagtaaaagtactcactgtgCAACATGTAAGCAGAATTGTAATATTGTAGGCTGCAGTAAAgctaattttattaattttatatactgttgggtggtttaatttacggtataataatacctcatattttatatactaatTATAGGTTTTTTAAATCttcatctgcaaagtaaccagtaactaaaaagtaaaagtacaaaatttccctctgaaatgtggtggagtcaaagtataaagttgcataaaataaaaaaagtaccTCAGagttgtatttaagtacagtagttcagtaaatgtactttccaccactgcaaatgaGACATATTAATTACttgatttctgtgtttctgtgttgagtTAGATTGTTAAAAGTATAATAAATTTTTATAAAATGGAAATCTACACCTGTGCTGCAGTCATTAAACGTCCGTGGACAGCTGTGCACACCATATACTTGTATATATATTAGTTTAAATGTTGATCTTTTGCTTTGCTCATAGACTGCTTTCACTCTTGTACCTTACTAAAGGCGTGGCCTGTAAACACATCACGCCATTATTACATAAGGATTACAATACAGAGATGACTGGCAGGAATGTAAACTGACGTAAATGACTCAGTATCTACGCTCTAGGGTCTTTTTCACCTGTACTGACGCAAAACCACAGCAAATAACAGGAACTTAAGTCATGCGCAGTAAATTAATACCACAGTTATTACGTATTACTCGTGTCGTGGGGACAAACGTCTGTTCGCACAAGTTAAACCGTGGTTCAGTCTTGCTTTTTCCAAAAATCAGACTTCTACTTGAGCTTAAAGATTTAGAAAAAGTCGTCCAAATGTTCTTCACACATCACACCAGTTTTagtttctctccttctcactTTTAGGACTGACTTTAAGATTTTACCTCTGACATACGAGACATGGCCAAGCACCTGAGTACTTAAAGGAGTTGTTGAGCCCTCTGACCTTTTTGAGCGGACAGATCTTCAGAGCTGCTCCAAAGTCGAGGCTGAGAACTAAAGGCGATCgtgcttttgttgttgttgcttacCAACTCCGGAGCAACCTCTCACAAGCCTCTCCGAGTTTCAAAGGAGCTGCATCGGTGCACATCATTAAAAAGCATCTGAAAACTTAAAACCTATTTGTTTTCTTCGGCTGCTTCTTGATTTtctaactttttatttttgaatcGTACAGTAAATTCTCCTTGTTTTCTATACTGTCTTCTCGGTCTCGTCTATCTTTCTCTtcgtctttttttcttcctgtaaagCACCGTGTAACTTATGTCGGTAATTTCCCAAAACAGCTGAGCATTGTGGTTTTTCAAACGTTCACAAGCGTTACTCATACAAGTGGAAACGGTGCATTTGTTggagactattttcagtggcggatgaatccacatgtggggctctagtgagtgtttggggcagcaggacggtgtgtgtgggactgagtctgaataaactacagtgtgtgtgttcgtggtgatgaaggaacatgttgACAGTGCAACAGTgaggctcgctgatgtgttttaatagtttctggaaaacgatggaggaagaagatccatcaggctgtgattcacacacacacacacctgttagcggATATATTCATTCTTaattttagtcttttcatggaatttgctgacaagaagaaaaatatagaatatcataGAGTTTTCCTTTAAGCGTTGAGGTTATGCATATAGTGGTTATAGTTAAGGATAGGATAAATAACCAGGGAATTAATTTAAGTGAATTAATTGTCCTCCCAAGTGACAAAaaaatagtttgtgtgtgtttctgtcattcTCTCGTCCACCAACAGAGGTCGTTTTCTGCCTGGTTGAGAGGCAGGGAAGGTGCACAGGGTGGGACGGTAATGATGACCACACAGCATGTTGTGTAAATGATGACTGACTTGTGTTTGGAGAACATTTGGGCCCCTCTAGAAATAAGCtattataaaatgaaatgttataGTCAGAGCACAGAGCTCAAAATACCATAGCAGTAAGATAAGGTCACAGCCATTGGACTGTTGCAGGAAAATATCTTTGTTTTCATTAGGATGATTCTAATGTTACATGTTAATGTttgcataacacacacacacacacacacacacacacacacacatagattaAAGGACAGGGAGCTAAATGTCAGCATCGTGCGTCTGTCTCGGGAATGCataattaaaatgtcatattaGGTGACTGAAGCAGCTGAATGCGCATGCTTTATTGCAATATCTGTAGTTGAAGCAGCTGTAATTGTTTCGTGTAGCCATGATTGTAGTCCTTTAGCGACGCCATTCTGTGACGCTGATGTTGCATTCAAGGAATCCTCATAAGGTCTGACGTTTCATCGCCGAGTACTTAGgtgagtttattttattatggaTCTAagtctgtgaggctgtattatCATTTCAACCAACAGTggcttctgtttttatttcataaatcaATCAGCATATAATAATTCTAAGGATTTTTATGAGAACATAAAATTAACGTGGcgataagaaaaaaaatagtataataataataatataatatataaatagtgattattatattcttattttGGATTTAAGATCTCCACAGAAATAAATAGACATTGGTTTATGAATCAGAAGGGATTAAAGGGATTTCCTTGAGTTATCCTTGGGAGCTGTGCAATTAATCTTGTAACAACAGACACATAAAAGAGGCATTTCACTCTCAAAGAAGCCCTTCAGGAAAGGTGTTTTTTCTATGTGGATTGGAAAAAACGCTTGGCTGATTCCCTACGGATACATATTGTATTCCTAACAAGGTTATGGAAGTTCATTttcataatatatattttactccTGTCTTCTgcataaaagaaagaaaaactgtcattaatatttttaaagaatGCAGCATTATAAACACTTTTGGAATGATTTAAGCCACTTTACATTTGataaattttaaattaaatttttttgtttgtttgttgttttttaaatttgtgacaTAATGTGTCAGTCTACTATAAAATACTCAAACAACCAACAGAATTGCAAAAAAAATTTATTCTCAAGCAAAATTCCTTAAAGCTGTACTGAAGCTTTGACGTAAATGGACCATACAatgttttgatcatattttctGTATGTTAACCCTGCGCAGTgcatatttatgttattttgtattatttgtttttattacttttcttaTCATTTACATATCTTAATATCATTGCTACTGAAACAGACCTCTGAACTTATATATCGATTTCCTGtattgttgtttgttctgtgttcTCTAAAGAAAGACAAGTGAAGTAAAATGTTAAACGTGCAATGGATTAAGTTCCTGAATTACGACTTGAACATTTCCACTTTGATCAACCCTGTTTATCGCTTCATTTGCTTGTTCgtgtgcactttttgttgtaacGTCCATATTTCCGACAGAGCCTGAAGGCAGCGTGATTCGGTGGCTGCTGAGCTGATCTTTGTGCGAACGAAGCGGAGCGGTCGCAGTTAGCAACgggcagcaaacacacacagggcaaCGAAAGACGGCGGAAGAGACAGCTTTTGGACTCGAAAATCCACACATACAACGATTTACAGTGACAGCGACGGCCTTAAAATGGTAAGAAGACACTTCAGAGTTGTGAGCGTACGCCGGTGGCGCTATTTTCTTATGACAGTCAACCTAGCCAAGAGCTAGCTGGCTAATGCTAAACGGTTAGCGAACTGTTTTCCTGACTCATTATTGAACAGCCCGAGAGGCTAGGCTGCCATTTTACACCAACAACACAGGCAGTCGGTCCGTCCTGGCCCCCGCCGTTAGCTCGGCCGAGACAACATTTGTCTTAAATATATCGCAAACGCTACATCTGTatctgaatgaataaaaaaaaatagtccaAATAGAGACTGCACTTTGATTTAAAGCTAGTCCACCCAGCGCCAGGCAGCCAAGCTAACGTTGCTTACAAGCTAACTGGCTAATCGAGCCTGAGCAGCTAATGATAGCTAGCAGTATTGCGTAGCAGTGTCTGACGCCGTTATCAGCTCGGTTTAAGATAATCTcaacagatattttaaaaaactgttaatGTATAGCTTCGTCGTATTTTGGGAGATGATTGCAGAGTCCTGATTTAGCTGACGCTGCCGCAGCTCGTCATTAAACTGAACAGATAGGCCCTCTGCCGCTTTAGTGATTTGAACCTGACACAGGGCTCCACACTCCTGGCATACCTGGTCTTCACTACTTTATAGGCCTGgagatgttgtttttatttaagaaGACAAGATTTAGATCTGCTGGGCGAAAATATTGTTGGTTGCtgactgtctctttctcctcttttttttttatagggAGAACAAACACAGTTGGCATATTTGGTTGTTAATTTTCAATTCACATCCATTACTTTTTCTTTAGGGAAGTTTGTAAATGGTTAATATTGATGGGGCAGTCATGGAGTAATCAAGTGTCTTAGTTGACAAAGTGTAGGAGCCCTGCACTCACaatcaaataatgttttatcttgttttgtttttttttaagccatTTGCTCAGACAGGCATACAGTACTTAATAGTTACCACATTTAGTTATGCCCTGCTTTTCACGTTGAAAAGTCAATATCTAGTATTTTTGTACCAACATTGGCTGATATAGATGTGCATTTATAGACGATCAGATTGTTTTGGACCTGGCACAGGGCTCCCACACTCCAGGAATACCTGAAAGAGCCATCATATACTAAAATAGTCATTTCAAGGCCTGGAGGTGTTGGGAAACGACTTAGCTTCCTtggattgtgttttatttttatttcccttgAATGATCAGGACGagacaagacaagaaaataTTGTTGGTTGCTGACTGGCTCTTTCTCTTGACAGTAATAAGACAGcattatcattaattttaaAGTGAAAACCCCCTCCCACACATACGTGGTTGTCTGTCTTGGTTGACAAGGTGTAGGAGCTCtatttgtcaaatgttttgtgttgaatttattttgtgcatttgtattttttttccaactcAAATGTTGTCAATAAGCTACATTTAggtttgcactttttttttttttaagtactaTTGGCGGATATGCATTTATGGATGAGGCTTAGTACAAACAAAGTGAAGCGTTTCAGAAATACCTACCTTTAGTTTAGGAGATTCAAAGAAACATACTCTTTTATTATGTTTCTAGTGTGACTTGTGTAAGTTGACACAAGAGGAAAGAAGGTTA from Siniperca chuatsi isolate FFG_IHB_CAS linkage group LG19, ASM2008510v1, whole genome shotgun sequence encodes the following:
- the zgc:194621 gene encoding translation initiation factor IF-2 — translated: MPATKVIMPKPVEATRKTLEKPKPVKVRAVNGAENDLRVPAVRKSRASSCPRCPQRDPCARSTGAQRAALKTSCERRSRSTSTAPKTTARTTNPDYRRATNSVKHPECREMSGCPGPRAQLGVRAEAKHASQSHKAFTVIPPNPKKRREIQRKAEAELAALEELRLSRAMAYVSINPSSVGGCMSLEEVRLKQQQEMMQAKRKPMKTQVMEQTPVLNS